In a genomic window of Dyadobacter fermentans DSM 18053:
- a CDS encoding site-specific integrase, whose protein sequence is MKSNQKLSILFWLFKAKATKDGKAPIYVRITIDGLDDEISLGKKVHPYDWCNQTKKVTASGMEAKLINIAIDQARASLTSQFMVLQSQFECITPTMLKNVYKGKPVEDKVDAPQPGSKKQQTLLQAFDEHIEKFELMVERGMRSDNTLRHWRKLKRHVTAFIKFQYKASDLNFSELSGLFAEELYEYLTLHKPKPLAEVSARKDVKWTRQIVKIGVKKDFITRNPMEGFKCSGGDVEVIPLEFEQVERIHRKKLHVERLVEVRDAFIFQCFTGFAYQDIYGLTRDSITLVGPKRERWLVRKRGKTQVGEMVPILPIVEELIQKYKSHPYCVAHDKLIPVNSNFRYNTYLKELADICDIRDITGSIRKLDTHDARHFFADMMLNNGVPLEDVSKMLGHRNIRTTMRYCRVRKSRISENVGLVRDRLFTKTGKLRQPS, encoded by the coding sequence ATGAAAAGCAATCAGAAACTTTCGATCCTCTTCTGGCTATTCAAAGCCAAAGCAACCAAAGACGGCAAAGCGCCGATCTATGTCCGGATTACCATCGACGGCCTCGATGACGAAATCTCCCTCGGCAAAAAAGTGCACCCCTATGACTGGTGCAACCAAACCAAAAAGGTTACTGCGTCAGGCATGGAAGCCAAACTGATCAACATTGCTATTGATCAGGCGCGCGCCTCGCTGACATCCCAATTCATGGTGCTGCAATCGCAGTTTGAATGTATCACGCCTACGATGCTCAAAAACGTCTACAAAGGCAAACCGGTCGAAGACAAAGTCGATGCTCCCCAGCCAGGATCGAAGAAGCAGCAGACCCTGCTTCAAGCTTTCGACGAACACATCGAGAAATTCGAATTAATGGTCGAGCGTGGAATGCGTTCGGACAACACACTGCGACATTGGCGAAAACTTAAAAGACATGTTACAGCTTTCATCAAGTTTCAGTACAAAGCATCTGACCTGAATTTTTCAGAGTTATCTGGTCTGTTTGCCGAAGAGCTCTACGAATACCTGACGCTTCACAAGCCCAAACCGCTCGCTGAGGTATCTGCTCGCAAGGACGTGAAATGGACCAGGCAGATAGTAAAAATCGGTGTCAAGAAGGATTTCATAACACGCAACCCGATGGAAGGTTTTAAATGCTCGGGCGGTGATGTTGAGGTGATTCCGTTAGAGTTTGAACAGGTTGAAAGAATTCATCGAAAGAAATTGCATGTTGAACGGCTAGTTGAAGTGCGAGACGCCTTTATTTTTCAGTGCTTCACCGGCTTTGCCTATCAGGACATCTACGGACTCACACGGGATAGCATAACACTTGTTGGCCCAAAGAGGGAAAGATGGCTTGTCCGGAAACGCGGGAAAACACAGGTTGGCGAAATGGTACCGATACTGCCAATTGTCGAGGAGCTGATTCAAAAGTATAAGTCCCATCCCTATTGCGTGGCCCACGATAAGCTGATCCCAGTGAACAGCAATTTCCGATACAACACCTATTTGAAGGAGTTAGCGGACATCTGTGATATTCGTGACATCACGGGAAGTATCAGAAAACTAGATACTCATGATGCCAGGCATTTCTTTGCAGATATGATGCTGAACAACGGCGTGCCCTTAGAAGACGTAAGCAAGATGCTTGGTCACAGAAATATCCGGACCACGATGCGTTATTGTCGCGTAAGGAAATCGCGCATCAGCGAAAATGTAGGACTGGTAAGAGATCGGTTGTTTACTAAAACCGGAAAGCTCCGACAACCATCCTAA
- a CDS encoding transglutaminase family protein produces the protein MIHLTHKISYTYDRPVFLSPHLIRLAAYAHSHIIPESYSLNLLPAHQIHWQQDVYGNKVARVDFDGTMETMSVEVKLRARLEQYNPFDFLIDPHARQFPFLYPPPIHKALLPYLRISEESRALSEFEASASGFHGEIIQFLVQLNKKVFDQIRYIRRIEEGVQTCEQTLQTRAGSCRDSAWLLVQLLRRLGLASRFVSGYLVQLGTPTGDIADLHAWAEVFIPGAGWIGLDTTSGLFTSEGHIALAVGPAPQDVMPVDGTTDRCVSTMHYQTAVARM, from the coding sequence TTGATACATCTCACACACAAGATCAGCTACACCTACGACCGGCCGGTTTTTCTTTCTCCCCATTTGATCAGGCTTGCGGCCTACGCACATTCGCACATTATTCCCGAATCCTATTCTTTGAACTTACTCCCTGCGCATCAGATACACTGGCAGCAGGATGTGTATGGAAACAAAGTGGCACGTGTCGATTTTGATGGAACAATGGAAACAATGTCGGTGGAAGTCAAACTGCGCGCCAGGCTTGAGCAGTACAATCCATTTGATTTCCTGATCGACCCGCACGCCCGGCAGTTTCCTTTTTTGTATCCGCCACCCATACATAAAGCATTGCTGCCTTATCTGAGAATCAGCGAGGAAAGCCGGGCACTTTCGGAGTTCGAGGCAAGCGCCAGCGGCTTTCATGGGGAAATTATTCAATTCCTGGTGCAGCTCAACAAAAAGGTATTTGATCAGATCCGCTACATCCGGCGCATAGAAGAAGGCGTGCAGACGTGCGAGCAAACATTACAAACCCGCGCTGGCTCGTGCCGCGACTCGGCCTGGCTGCTGGTCCAGCTACTGCGCCGGCTCGGGCTGGCCAGTCGCTTTGTGTCCGGGTATCTTGTTCAGCTCGGTACCCCGACCGGCGACATCGCGGATTTACATGCATGGGCGGAGGTTTTCATTCCGGGTGCCGGCTGGATCGGACTGGACACGACCTCCGGGCTTTTCACCAGTGAAGGCCACATTGCGCTCGCCGTAGGCCCCGCGCCACAGGACGTTATGCCGGTCGACGGAACCACGGACCGTTGCGTTTCTACCATGCATTACCAAACTGCCGTGGCCAGAATGTGA
- a CDS encoding bestrophin family protein codes for MIGIVKYELTAVLILSLITHFGAFRLTDFLPDMPLAIPAFLGTSISVLLSFKMNQSYDRWWEARKIWGAITNDSRSLIMQLLAFVTHDHDGIVKRIAYRQAAWGYTLGRSLRGNDPLANLQHLIDADDQHKILAHTNKPLAILQLTVQDISAMRAMDALDVHAHIHLQETVIRLTDSMGGAERINRTVFPSTYRLILHLIIYLFVITLTISLNSINNLLVIPLLMLISASFFCIEKIAYHLQDPFKNSPSDIPITEIAKNIEVNTRQLLGEEVKATESNTESYFVM; via the coding sequence TTGATCGGCATTGTAAAATATGAGCTTACCGCCGTCCTGATATTGAGTCTGATCACCCATTTCGGCGCCTTCCGGCTTACCGACTTCCTGCCCGACATGCCGCTGGCCATTCCGGCTTTTCTGGGGACGTCCATTTCGGTTCTCTTGTCATTTAAAATGAACCAATCGTACGACAGGTGGTGGGAAGCTAGAAAAATCTGGGGTGCTATTACCAACGATTCGCGAAGCCTGATCATGCAGCTGCTGGCTTTTGTGACGCACGATCATGATGGAATCGTAAAACGGATCGCCTACCGGCAGGCAGCATGGGGATATACGCTTGGGCGCTCCCTGCGAGGAAATGACCCACTCGCTAACCTGCAACACCTCATCGACGCTGATGATCAACACAAGATCCTGGCACACACCAACAAACCTTTGGCAATATTGCAGCTTACGGTGCAGGACATCAGTGCAATGCGCGCAATGGATGCATTGGACGTGCATGCACATATTCACCTTCAGGAGACAGTCATCCGGCTGACGGATTCCATGGGCGGCGCAGAGCGCATCAACCGGACCGTATTTCCCTCGACATACCGGCTAATCCTGCACTTGATCATTTACCTGTTTGTGATCACACTCACAATTTCGCTTAATAGCATTAACAATTTGCTCGTCATTCCGCTGCTGATGCTGATTTCCGCCAGCTTTTTCTGCATCGAAAAGATCGCGTACCATTTACAAGACCCATTTAAAAATAGCCCAAGTGATATCCCCATCACGGAAATCGCCAAAAATATAGAAGTCAACACGCGGCAATTGCTGGGTGAAGAAGTGAAGGCGACAGAGTCGAATACGGAAAGCTATTTTGTTATGTAA
- a CDS encoding cold-shock protein: MNRGTVKFFNDTKGFGFIAPENGGSDIFVHTTGLNDDIRENDSVSYEVEEGRKGLNAVNVTII; the protein is encoded by the coding sequence ATGAATAGAGGAACGGTTAAGTTTTTTAATGACACCAAAGGATTCGGTTTCATTGCTCCGGAAAATGGCGGAAGCGATATTTTTGTACACACAACTGGTCTGAACGACGATATCCGTGAAAATGACAGTGTGTCTTATGAAGTAGAAGAAGGTAGAAAAGGTCTGAATGCGGTTAATGTAACAATTATCTAA
- a CDS encoding response regulator transcription factor, producing MTELSGADARAIIIVDTYPVSRQGLAALLTAEFPQWSIAQAKTVNELTGSEPGLSSGLFILVINSDFEEEEYNPVTELRNTYPNAHIILYGEELRAEAAIDYLKNGVKGYISKHKDLTELVSCVLTVNAGGTYLSDDHLKSLFRYLIENYKTSRKQDLLTPRQREVAKLLVQGLTTSGIAEHTGLHISTISTFKAAIFAKLGIDNVVKLKQLLADEDNV from the coding sequence ATGACCGAACTTTCAGGGGCCGATGCCAGAGCTATTATAATTGTTGATACCTATCCCGTATCCCGTCAAGGTTTGGCCGCCTTGTTGACAGCCGAATTCCCGCAGTGGTCCATCGCCCAAGCGAAAACCGTCAATGAGCTGACCGGATCCGAGCCTGGCCTTTCGTCCGGTCTTTTTATTTTGGTAATCAATTCCGACTTTGAAGAGGAAGAGTATAATCCTGTGACAGAGCTCAGAAACACGTACCCTAATGCCCACATTATTTTGTACGGGGAAGAGCTCAGGGCCGAAGCGGCTATTGATTATCTCAAGAATGGCGTAAAAGGCTATATATCGAAGCATAAAGACCTGACCGAACTCGTCAGCTGCGTGCTCACAGTGAATGCAGGCGGGACTTATCTCAGCGACGACCATCTGAAATCCTTGTTCCGTTACCTGATCGAAAATTACAAGACATCCCGAAAGCAAGATCTTTTGACCCCACGCCAGAGAGAGGTTGCCAAACTACTTGTTCAGGGTCTGACAACATCGGGCATCGCAGAGCACACGGGTTTGCACATCTCTACGATCAGCACCTTTAAAGCAGCCATTTTCGCTAAATTAGGGATCGACAACGTCGTAAAATTGAAGCAATTGTTAGCGGATGAGGATAATGTCTAA
- a CDS encoding fatty acid desaturase family protein — protein sequence MEKIRFASPHKSQFFPTLKKRVDAYFTENDKTRYANKTMVVKTVVLLSAYILPFFAILIFTPPFWVSMLLWLVMGAGISGIGMSIMHDANHGAFSNNPVVNKWLGYTINLAGAGVTNWKLQHNILHHTYTNVANLDEDIKDRGVIKLSPHEKTGPLHRFQWLYAFFFYGILTLYWVLLKDFIQYVHFIKSGVNRQTRAENTEMLLGLILMKVIYLSIFFAIPVFVFHLPFLEILAGFLLMHFAAGLVLTVIFQLAHSVEGTEHPLPNDAGVIEKDWAIHQLETTVNFSPRNKWLSWYIGGLNFQIEHHLFPKICHVHYPRIAPIVKKTAAEFGLTYLENKSFASALRSHIASLKRFGAPSFNEAIV from the coding sequence ATGGAAAAGATCAGATTTGCCTCCCCCCATAAAAGCCAGTTTTTCCCTACACTTAAAAAGCGGGTTGACGCCTATTTCACCGAAAACGATAAGACCCGGTACGCCAACAAAACCATGGTTGTCAAAACCGTGGTGCTGCTTTCAGCCTACATTCTGCCTTTTTTCGCCATTTTGATCTTCACGCCGCCATTCTGGGTCAGTATGCTGTTATGGCTGGTGATGGGCGCGGGCATTTCCGGCATTGGAATGAGTATCATGCACGATGCTAACCATGGCGCATTTTCAAATAATCCGGTGGTGAATAAATGGCTGGGGTATACCATTAACCTGGCGGGTGCCGGTGTAACAAACTGGAAATTACAGCACAATATCCTGCACCATACCTATACAAACGTCGCCAATCTGGACGAAGACATCAAAGACCGCGGCGTGATCAAACTTTCGCCGCATGAAAAGACAGGGCCGCTGCACCGCTTTCAATGGCTGTATGCATTTTTCTTTTATGGCATCCTTACCTTGTATTGGGTGTTGTTAAAAGATTTTATCCAGTATGTTCATTTTATCAAGTCGGGCGTAAACCGTCAGACCAGGGCTGAGAACACCGAAATGCTGCTGGGGTTGATCCTGATGAAAGTCATTTATCTGAGTATCTTTTTTGCCATCCCGGTTTTTGTTTTTCATTTGCCCTTTTTAGAAATACTGGCGGGTTTTTTACTCATGCATTTTGCTGCCGGACTGGTGCTGACGGTTATATTCCAGCTGGCACATTCAGTAGAAGGTACTGAGCACCCGCTGCCCAACGATGCGGGGGTTATAGAAAAAGATTGGGCAATCCACCAGCTGGAAACGACCGTCAACTTCTCGCCCCGCAACAAATGGCTGAGCTGGTACATCGGCGGACTGAATTTTCAGATTGAACACCACCTGTTCCCCAAAATCTGCCACGTGCATTATCCCAGGATCGCCCCGATTGTAAAAAAAACGGCGGCCGAATTCGGGCTGACCTATCTTGAAAACAAATCATTTGCTTCCGCACTTAGATCGCACATCGCAAGTCTCAAACGCTTTGGCGCGCCGAGCTTCAATGAGGCGATCGTCTGA
- a CDS encoding PAS domain-containing sensor histidine kinase yields MESQRQWSSLFENIGSDHSGPDLLFRHLPMGICFCDATGTITYGNAMSQVLWGAEGIPSQKFCGSHRLLNADGSLLLFEDSPVAICLRENRPVAGFDLTMERRDGSVTNVSSNVSPVYNNAGDLLGAVNCFHENTSQNAAQQALSRKTFELQEYIDNASIGLHWVDHQGIIKWANQAELDMLGYTREEYVGHHISTFHLHLDKINDILRRLQEDEVLNQYESEMVCKDGSIRVVHISSSVFRQDGQFVHTRCFTVDVTTVKQAELQLMADQLQIMNKKLEKSNKELQDFAYVASHDLQEPLRKITALGTLLVNRHSHALSPDGTNLVIRMQAASNRMNILIEDLLHLSQVSSVKEKTRVNLHEEINGVLMDLESAITAKGAEIHLEDLYPMNGYAPQIRQLFQNLIGNALKFSRPGAAVVVRISSQLVRGADSGFRLFGLEAEKQFQLIEIKDNGIGFEPKYAQDIFEVFRRLNGKHEFAGTGIGLSIVKKVIENHQGHILAEGRKGDGATFRILLPTLE; encoded by the coding sequence ATGGAAAGTCAACGACAATGGTCGTCCCTGTTCGAAAATATAGGGAGCGATCATTCAGGCCCGGATTTACTGTTCCGGCATCTACCAATGGGCATTTGCTTTTGCGATGCTACCGGGACAATCACTTACGGCAATGCCATGTCGCAAGTGCTTTGGGGCGCAGAGGGCATTCCGTCACAGAAATTCTGTGGTTCTCACCGTCTTTTAAATGCCGACGGCTCATTGTTGCTTTTTGAAGATTCGCCCGTTGCTATCTGCCTTAGAGAAAACCGTCCGGTTGCGGGTTTTGACCTTACTATGGAGCGGCGCGACGGTTCGGTGACCAATGTCAGCTCCAATGTGTCCCCAGTTTATAACAATGCCGGTGATCTGCTCGGGGCAGTTAATTGTTTCCACGAAAACACGAGCCAAAATGCGGCCCAGCAAGCGCTTAGCAGAAAAACTTTTGAGTTGCAGGAGTACATCGACAATGCTTCTATAGGTCTGCATTGGGTCGACCATCAGGGCATTATCAAATGGGCAAACCAGGCGGAGCTTGACATGCTGGGCTACACGCGTGAAGAATATGTAGGGCATCATATTTCAACTTTCCATCTGCACCTTGACAAAATCAATGATATTCTCAGGCGCTTGCAAGAGGACGAGGTCCTGAATCAATACGAATCGGAAATGGTCTGTAAAGACGGAAGCATCCGTGTTGTACACATCAGTTCGAGTGTTTTTCGTCAGGACGGCCAGTTTGTTCACACCCGATGTTTCACCGTTGATGTAACAACCGTCAAACAGGCCGAATTGCAACTCATGGCCGACCAGCTACAAATTATGAATAAAAAGCTCGAAAAGTCGAACAAGGAGTTGCAGGATTTTGCCTATGTGGCCAGCCATGATTTGCAGGAACCTTTACGTAAAATAACCGCGCTCGGCACATTGCTTGTTAACAGGCATTCTCATGCGCTTAGCCCGGATGGAACAAACCTGGTGATCAGAATGCAGGCCGCATCCAATCGCATGAATATTTTGATCGAGGACTTGCTGCACTTGTCGCAAGTGTCCAGTGTGAAAGAGAAGACGCGCGTTAATCTGCACGAAGAAATCAATGGGGTTTTGATGGATCTGGAATCGGCGATCACGGCAAAAGGTGCCGAGATACATCTGGAAGATCTTTATCCAATGAATGGATATGCTCCGCAAATCAGGCAGCTATTTCAGAATTTAATCGGGAATGCATTAAAATTCAGCCGTCCAGGAGCAGCGGTAGTTGTTCGTATATCCTCGCAGCTTGTAAGGGGCGCTGATAGTGGTTTCCGTTTGTTTGGGCTGGAAGCCGAAAAACAGTTCCAGCTGATTGAAATCAAAGACAACGGTATAGGTTTCGAACCAAAATATGCACAAGATATCTTCGAGGTATTTCGGCGTTTGAACGGCAAACACGAATTCGCTGGAACTGGGATCGGCTTATCTATTGTGAAGAAAGTTATCGAAAATCACCAAGGCCATATCCTTGCAGAGGGGCGCAAAGGGGATGGCGCGACATTTCGGATATTGCTGCCAACGTTGGAATAA
- a CDS encoding helix-turn-helix domain-containing protein encodes MKVNNILSCQIGPEISPEQFIPEHFFLYLLRGSMKAFDGNKHYQILPGDYCIARKNHLIRYTKYKDDNQFEKIIITFDEPFLRTFLERHPSQTQPSHTDDSFLFLGKNKLIEHYIHSLEPYYTGNMELDEAFADIKREELLMIILKADPEMAGIVFNFANPAKIDLTAFMNHNFRFNISLERFAFLTGRSLSSFKRDFQKTFGTNPGNWLKKKRLEEAYFQINRQSRKPSDVYLEVGFEDLSHFSYAFKKEFGRAPSEVLP; translated from the coding sequence TTGAAAGTTAACAACATCCTGTCCTGTCAAATCGGCCCGGAAATATCACCGGAGCAATTTATTCCCGAGCACTTCTTCCTGTATCTGCTGCGGGGATCGATGAAGGCATTCGATGGAAACAAGCATTATCAGATTCTTCCTGGGGATTATTGTATCGCCAGGAAGAACCATCTGATCCGATACACCAAGTACAAGGACGACAACCAATTCGAAAAGATCATCATCACGTTTGACGAACCGTTCCTGAGAACATTTTTGGAGCGGCATCCTTCTCAGACGCAGCCGTCGCATACGGACGATTCCTTTCTTTTTCTTGGAAAAAACAAACTGATCGAGCACTACATCCATTCGCTCGAACCTTATTATACGGGAAATATGGAGCTCGACGAGGCATTTGCCGATATCAAACGGGAGGAATTACTGATGATTATCCTGAAAGCAGACCCGGAAATGGCCGGTATCGTCTTCAACTTTGCCAATCCTGCCAAGATCGACCTGACGGCCTTTATGAACCATAACTTCCGGTTCAACATCAGCCTGGAACGCTTTGCATTCCTGACGGGCAGAAGCTTGTCTTCTTTTAAGAGGGATTTTCAGAAAACCTTTGGTACCAATCCCGGAAACTGGCTCAAAAAGAAACGGTTGGAAGAAGCTTATTTTCAAATCAACCGGCAAAGCCGTAAACCAAGCGATGTCTACCTTGAAGTGGGTTTCGAAGACTTGTCTCACTTCTCATATGCTTTCAAGAAGGAGTTTGGCCGCGCCCCGTCGGAGGTCTTGCCGTAG
- a CDS encoding SDR family oxidoreductase: MDKTVLVTGGTGFLAVHTILQLLRQGYTVKTTIRSFSRKESIIRALNEGGLTNPDNLSFYEADLSADTGWDGATKNCDYVLHIASPFPAEQPTDENELIIPARDGSLRVLKAARDAGVKRVVLTSSFAAIGYSTDIENHIFTEADWTDEHAPIMPYIKSKTIAEKASWQFMEREGGEMELSVINPVGIFGPVLGDISSASLDTIIKGIVAGQITESPAFTFGVVDVRDVADLHIRAMLHPQANGERFLATSDGAMSFYDVAQLIKRHRPSLASQVAGMEPTGKAYYVRMSNQKAVTTLDWHPRSKEEALLASIDSLFNR, translated from the coding sequence ATGGATAAAACAGTATTGGTGACGGGCGGGACTGGGTTCCTGGCCGTCCATACGATCTTGCAACTGCTCCGGCAGGGCTACACCGTCAAAACGACCATTCGTTCTTTCAGCAGAAAAGAAAGCATTATCCGTGCGCTGAACGAGGGCGGGCTGACCAACCCCGACAATTTATCATTTTACGAGGCCGATCTGAGTGCGGACACCGGTTGGGATGGGGCTACGAAAAACTGTGATTATGTACTGCACATAGCCTCCCCTTTTCCGGCCGAGCAGCCAACAGATGAAAATGAGCTCATCATCCCCGCCAGGGACGGTTCCTTGCGCGTGTTGAAAGCAGCCAGGGATGCCGGCGTAAAAAGGGTTGTGCTCACGTCTTCATTTGCCGCGATCGGTTATAGTACGGACATCGAAAACCACATTTTCACCGAGGCCGACTGGACAGACGAGCATGCGCCGATCATGCCCTACATCAAGTCGAAAACCATTGCGGAAAAGGCTTCCTGGCAGTTTATGGAGCGCGAGGGCGGCGAAATGGAATTGTCCGTTATCAATCCGGTGGGAATTTTCGGGCCGGTATTGGGCGATATTTCATCGGCATCCCTGGACACGATCATCAAAGGGATTGTGGCCGGCCAAATCACCGAAAGCCCGGCATTTACATTTGGCGTGGTGGATGTGCGGGATGTGGCGGACCTCCATATCCGGGCCATGCTGCATCCGCAGGCGAATGGAGAGCGGTTCCTTGCGACCTCCGATGGCGCTATGAGTTTTTACGACGTGGCGCAACTCATCAAACGGCACAGGCCGTCGCTTGCATCCCAAGTTGCCGGCATGGAGCCAACCGGAAAAGCATACTACGTTCGGATGTCCAATCAAAAGGCGGTGACGACGCTCGACTGGCATCCGCGGTCGAAGGAAGAGGCGCTTCTGGCCAGTATCGATTCGCTATTTAATCGGTAA
- a CDS encoding oxidoreductase, whose amino-acid sequence MWTSNDIPDLTGKIAIVTGANTGIGYEVAKALHDKGASVTVAARDIEKSVSAIERITTETGKAGGLEIGLLNLASLDEVKRFADNFSETHRHLDILVNNAGVMIPPASKTDQGFELQFGVNFLGHFALTAHLFPLLQAAGNARVVILSSGAATLASGVDFGNLKIEKSYDPWREYAISKLADILFTYEMDRRMKASNSPILSVAAHPGVTRTDLQRHIDSEVLPGMFAQYEVVMEPWQGALPSLFAATDSSIRGGEFIGPDGPNEYAGYPALSKHSTPAMNDQDLARQLWDYAEMVTGTKFIF is encoded by the coding sequence ATGTGGACATCAAATGATATACCTGATTTAACAGGTAAAATAGCAATAGTTACGGGGGCTAACACCGGGATCGGATATGAGGTAGCCAAGGCCCTGCACGACAAGGGAGCGAGTGTGACGGTAGCCGCCAGGGACATTGAAAAATCTGTGTCGGCAATAGAAAGGATTACGACTGAAACCGGAAAGGCGGGCGGCCTGGAAATTGGCTTACTGAACCTCGCAAGCCTTGACGAAGTCAAACGCTTTGCCGACAATTTCAGCGAAACTCACCGTCATTTAGACATTCTTGTCAACAATGCAGGTGTGATGATCCCACCGGCATCCAAAACAGACCAGGGCTTTGAATTGCAGTTCGGTGTCAATTTCCTGGGGCATTTTGCCCTCACGGCACATTTGTTCCCCCTATTGCAGGCGGCTGGAAACGCCCGGGTGGTAATACTGTCCAGCGGTGCTGCAACGCTGGCCTCCGGAGTTGATTTCGGCAATTTGAAGATCGAAAAGTCCTACGACCCCTGGCGCGAATACGCGATCAGCAAATTGGCCGATATCCTGTTTACCTATGAAATGGACCGCAGGATGAAAGCCAGCAACAGTCCTATCCTGTCTGTGGCTGCACACCCCGGCGTTACCCGCACAGACCTGCAAAGGCATATCGACAGCGAAGTGCTTCCCGGCATGTTCGCACAATACGAAGTAGTGATGGAACCATGGCAGGGTGCGCTGCCAAGCCTGTTTGCGGCCACCGACAGCTCCATTCGGGGCGGCGAATTCATCGGCCCCGACGGCCCCAACGAGTATGCCGGCTATCCCGCTTTGTCAAAGCATTCCACGCCGGCCATGAACGATCAGGACCTGGCACGGCAGCTTTGGGATTATGCAGAAATGGTAACGGGTACAAAGTTTATTTTTTAA